Proteins from a genomic interval of Quercus robur chromosome 9, dhQueRobu3.1, whole genome shotgun sequence:
- the LOC126700180 gene encoding uncharacterized protein LOC126700180 — MWYVGAYMKTKFNGMWMVTSYVGPHTCIPFGLKRDGRMMDSHFVASEIVGKLQKNHTTRIDDLWEIIRTKYNHELSYYKVWDAKQKAIAKIFGDWEESYQKLRKLLLAYLDEDSGTQYSYHTIPRPHEGTALLRYVYWAFTPCIAAFQYCRPVISIDGTHLYGKYKGVLMIAMATDANQKVLPLAFAVVDKESGASWGWFLECLRISIEHVIPNDGICIISDRHKGIKCAIREWPRREDGREQVYHRYCLRHVVSNFNRHFDNPILKALALKAGYASNEAKFKSIMETIKEAEINLLRGVDPTDTRIERYMPYTYLVSEDVEKWTQSHDGGRRYGAMTTNISECFNGVLKGARGLPIAAMVHFTWCKLVAYFHDRHKQITSDLSRGKLWSDYAMEIYSRNEQKIAGHTVRNFNHAEGVYQVVTPYNDHRGGGGNHSHEVRIFARTCGCRKWQNLKIPCSHAIKVLQDLHLNATNYIDPCYSLNNAILTYSHNFVVPKSESEWRDVSGPRWVPDPLLLRGTGRPVKSRIRNEMDGVRRERGSRREDPDLRETQPRQRCGVCHQEGHNRRSCPNSRGASTSGTAIN, encoded by the coding sequence ATGTGGTATGTTGGGGCATACATGAAGACTAAATTCAATGGTATGTGGATGGTTACGTCTTATGTGGGTCCACACACTTGTATACCCTTTGGCCTAAAAAGAGATGGTAGAATGATGGATTCGCATTTTGTTGCATcagaaattgtgggaaaattgcaaaaaaatcacACTACACGTATTGATGACCTATGGGAGATCATACGTACTAAGTATAATCATgagctttcttactataaagtatgggacgcaaaacaaaaggcaattgcTAAGATATTTGGGGATTGGGAGGAGTCTTACCAAAAGTTGCGAAAGTTGTTGTTGGCATACTTGGATGAGGACTCAGGTACCCAGTACAGCTATCACACCATACCTAGGCCACACGAAGGTACTGCGTTACTACGCTATGTATATTGGGCATTCACTCCATGCATTGCTGCATTCCAATATTGCAGGCCAGTGATTAGTATTGACGGGACTCATCTGTATGGTAAATACAAAGGGGTATTGATGATTGCAATGGCAACCGATGCTAACCAAAAGGTTTTGCCTCTCGCCTTCGCTGTTGTGGACAAGGAGTCAGGGGCtagttgggggtggtttttAGAGTGTCTCAGGATTTCCATAGAGCATGTCATACCTAACGATGGCATTTGTATTATTTCTGACCGACATAAAGGTATTAAATGTGCCATTCGAGAGTGGCCTAGACGTGAGGACGGAAGAGAACAGGTATATCATcgatattgccttcgacatgttgtTAGCAACTTCAACAGACACTTTGATAACCCGATTCTAAAGGCATTGGCCTTGAAAGCTGGATATGCGAGTAATGAAGCTAAATTTAAGTCCATAATGGAAACCATTAAGGAGGCCGAGATTAATTTACTAAGGGGTGTAGACCCTACTGATACGCGGATTGAACGTTATATGCCGTACACATATCTAGTGAGTGAGGATGTGGAGAAATGGACCCAGTCACATGATGGTGGAAGACGTTacggggcaatgacaaccaatatcTCCGAGTGCTTTAATGGGGTACTTAAAGGTGCCCGCGGTTTGCCCATTGCTGCAATGGTTCATTTCACTTGGTGCAAACTTGTTGCATATTTCCACGATCGACATAAACAAATTACTTCTGATCTCTCTCGAGGTAAGCTGTGGAGTGATTATGCAATGGAGATCTATAGCAGAAATGAGCAGAAAATTGCAGGACACACTGTGAGGAATTTTAATCATGCAGAGGGTGTATATCAGGTGGTTACCCCATACAATGACCATAGAGGTGGAGGGGGAAACCACAGTCATGAAGTGCGCATATTTGCTAGAACATGTGGTTGCAGAAAGTGGCAAAACTTGaagatcccttgttcacatgcaattaaagttCTTCAAGATCTGCATCTCAATGCGACCAACTATATTGACCCATGTTACAGTTTGAACAACGCCATTCTCACATATTCACATAATTTTGTGGTACCAAAGTCAGAGTCTGAGTGGAGGGACGTTTCCGGACCACGATGGGTGCCTGACCCACTGCTGTTGCGGGGCACAGGTCGTCCTGTGAAGTCAAgaataaggaatgaaatggatggGGTACGGCGAGAACGGGGAAGCCGGAGGGAAGATCCGGACTTGAGGGAGACTCAACCGAGGCAACGATGCGGAGTGTGTCATCAAGAGGGGCATAACCGTAGAAGTTGTCCCAATTCCCGTGGGGCATCGACAAGTGGTACTGCTATAAACTAG
- the LOC126700187 gene encoding pectinesterase 31-like, whose translation MTEYDPRLVAPTWLYLASKAAESTVQMLMKSMTQLTWCYGPGSCPSKRVAWARELIDEEAEQFLMPRFIDPDSERPWLAQRMALRIPYSA comes from the exons ATGACAGAATATGATCCGCGTCTTGTGGCTCCAACCTGGTTGTACCTGGCATCAAAAGCAGCAGAAAGCACAGTGCAG ATGCTGATGAAAAGTATGACTCAATTAACTTG GTGCTATGGGCCAGGTAGTTGCCCATCAAAGAGGGTCGCATGGGCTAGAGAATTGATAGACGAAGAAGCAGAACAGTTCCTCATGCCTCGTTTCATTGACCCAGATTCAGAAAGACCTTGGCTTGCCCAAAGAATGGCCTTGAGGATACCATATTCTGCGTAA
- the LOC126700186 gene encoding DNA topoisomerase 2-like, translated as MELLKLENKVRFILAVVKGEIIVSNRKRADLFVELQTKGFSPFPFGSKAVEPEVAGATDDTEETEVKSPADNSSNGVQISDYEYLLAMAIGSLTIEKVQELCAERDKVNKEVDDLRKETPKSFWRTDVDALEGQLDELERSDVSQRS; from the exons ATGGAGTTGTTGAAGTTAGAAAACAAGGTTAGGTTTATCCTTGCAGTTGTGAAGGGAGAGATCATTGTAAGTAATAGGAAGAGAGCTGATCTGTTTGTTGAGCTGCAAACAAAAGGTTTCAGTCCTTTTCCATTTGGATCTAAAGCTGTTGAGCCAGAAGTTGCTGGTGCAACTGATGATACAGAAGAAACAGAAGTGAAATCTCCTGCTGACAACAGTAGTAATGGGGTACAGATAAGTGATTATGAGTATCTACTGGCCATGGCAATTGGAAGCTTGACCATTGAGAAGGTTCAGGAGTTATGCGCTGAAAGGGATAAGGTCAATAAGGAGGTTGATGATTTGAGAAAGGAAACTCCAAAGTCCTTTTGGAGGACAGATGTTGATGCTTTGGAGGGGCAACTCGAT GAGCTAGAGAGAAGTGATGTGAGTCAGAGgagttaa